CCTCCGCCCTCCTCGCCCCTCCCCCAAACCAACCCTCCCGCATTTCCCGATCGCCGGTCCGTCTAACCCGTGCGCCGCGTAATCGCGTTGCAGGCGAACGTCGCCGCGGGGAGGAAGgtggccgccgctgccgccgccgccgggcaGCCGAATAAGAGGACGTTCCGCAAGTTCACTTACCGCGGCGTGGACCTCGACGCGCTCCTCGACATGTCCACCGACGACCTCGTCCAGCTCCTCCCCGCCCGCGGCCGCAGAAGGTACACCCCCGTCCCCCCAGCGGCGTGCGTCGAGAGTGGAATCTCTCGAAGttgaagggaagggaagggaagagtGAACTGCTGGCTCGTTTGTCTGAAAGAAAGTGCGGTGCTTTGGTGTTGCTGCAGGTTCCAGAGGGGGCTGAAGCGGAGGCCCTTGGCGCTCATCAGGAAGCTGCGCAAGGCGGTAATGGACACTCCTCCCTTGCCTCTCTGCTCCTGGGTGTGATGAACTGCCTGCTATTTATAACTGTCTCCGTGTTAGATAGTTGTGCCACTTGCCGGCGACAGCATGCCTGAATGTGTCTCCTTTCTTTTGGATGGACGTGCTGTTGACTGCATGTGATTTGTAACTCAGCAATTGGCATGTGTGCTTGGAGCCTAGCGTGGAATCGTCTGATCAATTACATTTTCCGGCCCAAATATTCGACTTTgatactttttttttgcggggaattcGATGTGCGTTCTTTCTGGCTGCAGCCTGTAGTGTCTGAAATGTCCATTTTGTTTGCTCACTGACACTATTATTGATGAGGATGTGTAGAAAAACATCGTGGCATGTTTACTGTTTGCGGCGCTAAGATGTTTGGCAACAACCAGAGCATTAAGTTGGGACTGTAGGTTGTTAATAAAATCTTTGAAATTATTTGCTTATATGTCACTTTTCTGATGCTTTGGCAACTCATTCTAGTTTTGATTTGCAGTTCAGGTTGTTGATTTAATATGTTTGGATATATCGTTGCAAAGACACTCACTTTTAGCAAAATGAATTGATCTTTTCTGGAGTACTGCAACTTCCAAATGTCAATTCTCACTTTTCTGTTTGAATGGGCTCAAATATTTTGCTCACTCTACAGAAGAATGAATATTTGTCTAGTGCACATACTGTATATTCTTGAGCTAGCATCTTCTGGTTTAGGATTTGTGGTTGTGGAAATATTGATGTTGGATAAATGGAAGTATCAAATATCAATGCATATCTATTGACCATCTTACAAGTGAATATCCTATTGGTTGGTCTTTTGACCACTATGACTCACTAGATGGCTGTATAGTAGTTCTGAACAGTGGTGGTAGTCTATTTTGCATCTTCTACTGGGATACATTTAATGTTCTCTAATTGCTATGACGAGTATCCATTTTGTTATTGTggcaggaaagaaaagaaaatgaataaCTAGAAATGTACTATGATATAAACTTCCAAGTATATGCTCTTTGATAGGTGTTGAACGACGTGATCTGTATTACTGTATATGTGTTGATTTGAGTGTTTTCATCATTTCCAAGTTTTTTGCGTGACACCAAGTTCTAACAGTTCACTGCTAATGCTGTTTTGATTTGAACCATCAATTATATTGCTTTATTGGTTCAAGCTCAAGCAACCGAAGCTCATTCCCTTTTCTCTGAAAAAATGtacagaaaagggaggcaccagccgGTGAGAAGCCAGCGCCTGTGAAGACTTATGTGCGCGACATGATCATCATACCAGAGATGATAGGCAGCCAAATTGCAGTGTACAATGGGAAATATTTCGTCATAAATGAGATCAAGCCCGAGATGATTGGGCACCACCTCGCCGAGTTCTCCATCAGCTACAAGCCCGTCAAGCACGGGAGGCCCGGCATCGGCGCCACCCACTCCTCGAGGTTCATTCCTCTCAAGTGAAAGGATCTCGCGGCCTGACTGCCCTCGGCCGACTCCATGTACCTCTTCCTGGAGTGAACGCCGTGTATGTCCGTTTTGTCTGTGGTGGAAGAGCTTCTAGTATATCTATCTAGTGGAAGCATGAGGTGGAACTTCTAGTATGTCTATCTTTCTAGTGGAGCTGTAGGAACCCATGTATGGAAAATTGGGGAGAAGAAAGCAGCATCTGTTATCTATCTGTGTGGCTGTAGCTAATGCCCACTTGGTTTGTCTCTCTGCATCCTCTGGTTCCTGGTGTGCCAGGTCCGTTGTCCATGCTGTGCACTTTGCAACCTTCTGATACTTATGGCACTTGTAGATGGTTTTGCTTTGATGATGTGTTGGATCTGTCGCCCACCATTCCAACCTCAACTCTGGTGGGGTTTGCATTGTTGGAATGTCGTTTCACCGTGCAAGCCTCTGGTTACTTTTCCGTTAGGTGCCTGTGGTGTCCAGTTGGCAAATGGCAATTGGACCCAAGAGGATAGGACATATACGGCGCTGGGATACCCAGAGAATTTGCTCACCTTCACTTCAGTTGGTTCCCCTGCTCTCACTTGCTGCATCTCCCCCGGAGCTCGGGTCAGGTCTACAATGGCAATGATCAgccctgccgccgccaccgtcgtcgcCGCCAGGCCGGCCCAAGCTCTAGGTAGGCaaccttgtcaattgtcatcctcTGTAAGAATGTCGACCATATGAAGTTTGTTAATGTTGAGACGCTGATGCTGGGGCGCTGGGCTGCAGGGCTCCCTCAGCTGAGGGTGACCAGGGCTGAGAAGCTGAGGTGCGCCTACTCCAAGGACGGCAAGGAGGAGGCGGCTGCGGCGACTCCGGCGGTCGTGAAAGGCGTGCCGCTGCTGGCCGCGGCGAGCGCAGCCATGACGGCGGCGTCCCCGGCGCTGGCGCTGGTGGACGAGCGGATGTCGACGGAGGGCACGGGGCTGAGCCTGGGGCTGAGCAACAACCTGCTGGGGTGGATCCTGCTGGGCGTGTTCGGCCTCATCTGGTCCCTCTACACCGTCTACTCCTCCAccctcgacgacgacgacgagtccggcggccTCTCCCTCTGAAGtcccgccaccaccaccatcttcctcttcctcctgccCGCCTGCCTCATCCTTGAAAGCTTTGCGTAATTACCGTCAGCCTAAGCATGGACGAATGCTGAGTTACTGATTACGTAGGAGAAATGTAAGATGCAGTATGTCAGTGTTAAaccgttgcagtttttaacttgttGTTTGGATCTTCAACGCAAATCTCGTTGCCAGTACTACGAAGCAAGTCCAGTTGAGAAAAGCATATCTACCATGTATGGGATATCCCATGCATGGTACAACCGTTCATCTAGTTGGATTTGGTTACATGCACATGCGTTCCCATTTTCTCCATCAATATTGACAACTTTTTCAATAGCTAGCTTTGTGACAGAGATTAATTACCCAGTACCCACCCATGTCTTTTCATATAGTTTCCAAGTTTGCATCCATTTTATCTTTCCAACTTTTCCAATAGTCTAGTTTATAAACGTTTTGAATATTTGTGTAAAAATCTATGTAACAAAGTGATGTAGTCTAGAACACGAAGAAACCTACTATAACTTGATAAGAACATATGTTGAATATAAACTCGTAATATTATGTTTGAAACAAATTTACCAAGTGCTACCAAGTTGCCTGTGCATCAATTTGAAATCTCTAGGTATTTCAATACATTATGTACAATCTGTTAGGCAAATGTCTATGATTTTTGGTTGTTTCATTAAGTTAAATCAtgtttgaaaattcaaattttATTATAATATATTCGACATTGGTCTCGTTTCATAGCTCTCATCCCTAGGAACACAAATATACAAAGAGATCGGAAAACACACTTTTGAATCAAAGATAAACAAACATGAAAATCAAATGAAAAAGAATCAAGTGGATAAGTAGAAACAGAGAGAAGCCGAATTGATTGTACTGTGTATAGTACACAACCACA
The sequence above is a segment of the Triticum dicoccoides isolate Atlit2015 ecotype Zavitan chromosome 1A, WEW_v2.0, whole genome shotgun sequence genome. Coding sequences within it:
- the LOC119354619 gene encoding 40S ribosomal protein S15-like, producing MRISYFTSLINARLINKKANVAAGRKVAAAAAAAGQPNKRTFRKFTYRGVDLDALLDMSTDDLVQLLPARGRRRFQRGLKRRPLALIRKLRKAKREAPAGEKPAPVKTYVRDMIIIPEMIGSQIAVYNGKYFVINEIKPEMIGHHLAEFSISYKPVKHGRPGIGATHSSRFIPLK
- the LOC119286097 gene encoding photosystem II reaction center W protein, chloroplastic-like: MAMISPAAATVVAARPAQALGLPQLRVTRAEKLRCAYSKDGKEEAAAATPAVVKGVPLLAAASAAMTAASPALALVDERMSTEGTGLSLGLSNNLLGWILLGVFGLIWSLYTVYSSTLDDDDESGGLSL